The window GTTCACTTAATTTGTTAACGCTTTTCCATTTCAAAAAATCAAAGCTGTACTTTCTAATTTCCTTTACTAAATCCTTAAGCTTTTTTGCAGGCAAATCCTTTATTTTGGTTAAAGGGTGCACGCCAACTCTGTACATCACTTCGTTTTTAATTATATTTCCAGATCCCGCAAATATTTGTTGATCTAATAAAACATCACATACAAAGGATTCAGGCAGTTGTTTAAGTTTTTCAAGAGCAGCTTTCTCGTCCCAATGATCAGCCATAATATCAACGCTCCAATCATAATGATCATCAATATCACCTTCCAAAATATCTATTTTACAATTGTAAAAATTGAGTTCATCTTTTGGCAGAGTAAGGCCAAGTTTTAAAGTATTTTTCTTTCTGTCGTTTATTAAATAGGTGCCAAAAAGCATAAAATGAATCCGTAAAG is drawn from Pedobacter mucosus and contains these coding sequences:
- a CDS encoding DNA-formamidopyrimidine glycosylase family protein, producing the protein MPEGPSIIILKDLIKDLDLHKPEIIEVAGNLEDKLKDRLLHQHIQSFKSWGKHFLICFKDFTLRIHFMLFGTYLINDRKKNTLKLGLTLPKDELNFYNCKIDILEGDIDDHYDWSVDIMADHWDEKAALEKLKQLPESFVCDVLLDQQIFAGSGNIIKNEVMYRVGVHPLTKIKDLPAKKLKDLVKEIRKYSFDFLKWKSVNKLSEHWEVYLQKTCPFGHKINKEKLGKTHRQTYYCSKCQKLYN